One region of Gossypium raimondii isolate GPD5lz chromosome 6, ASM2569854v1, whole genome shotgun sequence genomic DNA includes:
- the LOC105772492 gene encoding bZIP transcription factor 11, with product MASSSGNSMSNSGSEEDLHNQRKRKRMESNRESARRSRMRKQKHLDELMAQVTQLVKDNNQILTTINFTTQHYINMEAENSVLRAQMMELSQRLESLNEILNYLNSGTNSNNSNDGFETSEGFETTSDESFTTIISNHNNNPFVIMNQPIMASSDMMMFQY from the coding sequence atggcTTCTTCTAGTGGAAACTCCATGTCCAATTCAGGATCCGAAGAGGATTTGCACAATCAAAGGAAACGGAAAAGGATGGAATCCAACCGAGAATCAGCGAGGCGGTCTAGGATGAGGAAACAAAAGCACTTGGACGAGTTAATGGCACAAGTGACTCAGTTGGTTAAAGATAATAATCAAATCTTAACCACCATCAACTTCACCACTCAACACTACATCAACATGGAAGCTGAGAACTCGGTTTTGAGAGCTCAGATGATGGAACTGAGTCAAAGACTGGAGTCACTCAATGAAATCCTCAATTATCTTAATAGTGGTACCAATAGCAACAACAGCAACGATGGGTTTGAAACGAGTGAGGGATTTGAAACAACAAGTGATGAAAGCTTCACCACCATTATCAGCAACCACAACAACAATCCTTTTGTTATTATGAACCAACCCATTATGGCATCAAGTGATATGATGATGtttcaatactaa